A genomic stretch from Telopea speciosissima isolate NSW1024214 ecotype Mountain lineage chromosome 7, Tspe_v1, whole genome shotgun sequence includes:
- the LOC122669518 gene encoding transcription factor VIP1-like has product MESQLTGRTTGNAFPGRVDIDQMPETPQRGSHHRRAQSETFFRFTDDILFDTDVDFNISALDIPSLSGDNNITNGGVPMTIDSAKSDDSTGDKGKGKAKLAGGSHFRSLSVDADFFEGLGFQPSPVGGGSGGAEFDKFGGKGGVPEKRMHRHSSSMDGSLSSFEVESADSIKSMGPDKLAELALIDPKRAKRILANRQSAARSKERKIRYTSELERKVQTLQTEATTLSAQVTLLQRDTTGLTSENKELKLRLEVMEQQAQLRDALNDTLRGEVQRLRIATGQVPIVNGNSFNRGLPPQFFPASQPLSHFGNNQTQQQLRTQTSPNGQTLGGQSQQDFQPRT; this is encoded by the exons ATGGAATCCCAGCTCACCGGCAGAACCACCGGAAATGCCTTCCCTGGCCGAGTGGATATCGATCAGATGCCTGAAACCCCACAGCGTGGCTCCCATCATCGGCGGGCGCAGTCCGAGACCTTCTTCCGATTTACCGACGACATCCTTTTCGACACTGATGTCGACTTCAACATCTCCGCTCTCGACATCCCTTCTCTCTCCGGAGATAACAATATCACAAACGGTGGCGTCCCCATGACCATCGATTCCGCCAAATCCGACGATTCCACCGGCGACAAGGGCAAGGGCAAGGCCAAGTTGGCTGGTGGGTCCCATTTCAGGAGCCTCTCCGTCGATGCTGATTTCTTcgagggtttagggtttcaacCGTCGCCGGTCGGTGGTGGTAGCGGTGGAGCTGAATTTGATAAGTTTGGCGGGAAAGGTGGAGTCCCCGAGAAGAGGATGCATAGGCATAGCAGTTCCATGGATGGGTCGTTATCTTCCTTTGAGGTTGAGTCGGCTGACAGTATTAAGTCCATGGGACCTGATAAACTTGCGGAGTTGGCCTTGATTGATCCTAAGAGAGCCAAGAG GATTCTTGCAAACCGGCAATCCGCAGCACGGTCAAAGGAGAGGAAGATTCGATATACTAGTGAGCTGGAGAGGAAGGTGCAAACACTTCAGACTGAGGCAACCACCCTGTCAGCACAAGTCACATTGCTGCAG AGAGACACAACTGGTTTGACTAGTGAGAACAAAGAACTCAAACTGAGGTTGGAGGTTATGGAACAACAAGCACAGCTACGAGATG CTCTGAATGACACCTTGAGGGGGGAAGTACAGCGGCTCCGGATAGCTACTGGCCAAGTACCAATTGTCAATGGTAACTCCTTCAACCGAGGATTGCCTCCCCAGTTCTTCCCTGCATCCCAACCTTTGAGCCATTTTGGCAACAATCAGACCCAGCAGCAGCTCCGCACTCAGACATCTCCCAATGGTCAAACTCTAGGGGGACAGTCCCAACAGGATTTCCAGCCGAGAACCTAG